A DNA window from Streptomyces bacillaris contains the following coding sequences:
- a CDS encoding S8 family peptidase → MNRAGVPAVAAAVAVALAAGMTTPAAAQPVRPAAAGPAASGLPGKAVHQLTLITGDRVSVDAEGRVVGFAPAQGRAGIPVRKQIRDGRTLVIPADAQRLIASGKLDRRLFDITELNRPENRRAQKKDLRLIVSYQGAQSARAKADVRDAGATRIGRSLPSLNAQSVATPKEDAPSLWEALTSEQAGSPQRTTAAGIDRVWLDGKRKVALDRSVAQIGTPAAWQAGYTGKGVKIAVLDTGVDGNHADLKGKIAAAKNFSSSRDLKDRVGHGTHVASIAAGSGARSGGKFKGVAPDAKLLAGKVLGDDGFGDDSGILAGMEWAVAQGADIVNLSLGGMDTPEVDALEAAVNRLSAKSGVLFAIAAGNEGDGAGTIGSPGSADAALTVGAVDVKDKLAGFSSRGPRVGDGAVKPDVTAPGVDITAASAPGSEIALEVGEKPAGYTTISGTSMATPHVAGAAALLKQQHPDWKNTQLKSVLAASAKPGAYTPFQQGVGRIAVDRALAQTVVSDQVSVSFGVQQWPHTDDVPVTRNITYRNLGTADVTLDLKVTGTGPKGKPAPAGFFTLGAQQVTVPAGGTAQVALTADTRLGGAETGAYSAYVVGTGGGQSVRTAAAVDRERESYDVTLKAIGRTGKAPAGADFSLGDLGGTADGASFTAPFKNGVAKVRVPKGTYVLDSDIVTDRKKPNHIDWLAQPKLAVTKNTTITLDARKAKPINITLPVKGAKVRSLQSEFSISTKHAEATYSWMVGAGDSLRTAHLGPKITDGSLTQRWAGSWNTGAAGDYNTVSGGRVQQLGTGYSRTYKANQFATVKLTMGAGAVKKKTGMVYPMAELPGGYGLFGSPATQSLPGVRTIRLSTTDKARWTLDFSQVGGKDADGFPVYDAGYIAGDTVAYQGGKTYTRTVNTGVFGPRLTRDDGIYRDGNEIAAVLPVLADGKGNEGGMQLTSVTTVLHRNGKKFAQNTDPLQGWEPFQVPAGDASYKLTSSVTHSTKIGRLSTRVDVSFSFRSKKSSTKLPASTARFTPAIGSDGYAKAGRTISVPVTVQGSAAGKNLKSLTAYVSYNGGKTWKKVTVKKGKISVKNPAKGKAISFAADITDKKGNKSSVKIYNAYLGK, encoded by the coding sequence GTGAACAGGGCGGGGGTCCCGGCCGTCGCCGCGGCCGTCGCCGTCGCGCTCGCCGCGGGCATGACCACGCCCGCCGCCGCCCAGCCGGTCCGGCCCGCAGCCGCGGGCCCGGCCGCCTCCGGCCTCCCGGGCAAGGCCGTGCACCAGCTGACGCTGATCACCGGTGACCGGGTGTCGGTGGACGCCGAGGGCCGGGTCGTGGGCTTCGCGCCCGCGCAGGGCCGCGCCGGTATCCCGGTGCGCAAGCAGATACGGGACGGGCGCACGCTCGTCATACCCGCCGACGCCCAGCGGCTCATCGCCTCGGGCAAGCTCGACCGGCGGCTGTTCGACATCACGGAGCTGAACCGGCCGGAGAACCGCCGGGCGCAGAAGAAGGACCTGCGGCTCATCGTCAGCTACCAGGGTGCGCAGAGCGCCCGGGCGAAGGCGGACGTCCGGGACGCGGGCGCCACCCGGATCGGCCGGAGCCTGCCGTCGCTGAACGCGCAGTCGGTGGCCACGCCGAAGGAGGACGCCCCCAGCCTGTGGGAGGCGCTCACCAGCGAGCAGGCCGGCAGCCCGCAGCGGACCACCGCGGCGGGCATCGACCGGGTCTGGCTGGACGGCAAGCGCAAGGTCGCCCTCGACCGCAGCGTCGCCCAGATCGGCACGCCGGCCGCCTGGCAGGCGGGCTACACCGGCAAGGGCGTGAAGATCGCGGTCCTGGACACCGGGGTGGACGGGAACCACGCCGACCTCAAGGGCAAGATCGCCGCGGCGAAGAACTTCTCCTCCTCGCGGGACCTCAAGGACCGGGTCGGCCACGGCACGCACGTCGCGTCGATCGCCGCCGGTTCCGGCGCCAGGTCGGGCGGGAAGTTCAAGGGCGTCGCCCCGGACGCCAAGCTGCTGGCGGGCAAGGTGCTCGGCGACGACGGGTTCGGCGACGACTCGGGCATCCTGGCCGGCATGGAGTGGGCGGTCGCCCAGGGCGCCGACATCGTGAACCTGAGCCTCGGCGGCATGGACACCCCCGAGGTGGACGCGCTGGAGGCGGCGGTCAACCGGCTCTCGGCCAAGAGCGGCGTCCTCTTCGCCATCGCGGCGGGCAACGAGGGCGACGGGGCGGGCACGATCGGCTCGCCCGGCAGCGCGGACGCCGCGCTGACCGTCGGCGCGGTCGACGTCAAGGACAAGCTGGCGGGCTTCTCCAGCCGTGGCCCGCGGGTGGGCGACGGCGCGGTCAAGCCCGATGTCACCGCCCCGGGCGTGGACATCACGGCGGCCTCCGCCCCCGGCTCGGAGATCGCGCTGGAGGTCGGTGAGAAGCCCGCGGGCTACACCACCATCTCCGGTACGTCGATGGCCACCCCGCATGTCGCGGGCGCCGCGGCCCTGCTCAAGCAGCAGCACCCCGACTGGAAGAACACGCAGCTCAAGAGCGTGCTGGCGGCCTCGGCCAAGCCGGGTGCGTACACCCCGTTCCAGCAGGGCGTGGGCCGGATCGCGGTGGACCGGGCGCTCGCCCAGACCGTCGTGAGCGACCAGGTCTCGGTGAGCTTCGGCGTGCAGCAGTGGCCGCACACCGACGACGTCCCGGTCACCAGGAACATCACCTACCGCAACCTGGGCACCGCCGACGTCACCCTCGATCTGAAGGTCACCGGCACCGGCCCCAAGGGCAAGCCCGCCCCGGCCGGGTTCTTCACCCTGGGCGCGCAGCAGGTCACCGTCCCCGCGGGCGGCACCGCCCAGGTGGCGCTGACCGCCGACACCCGGCTCGGCGGTGCGGAGACCGGCGCGTACTCCGCGTACGTCGTGGGCACCGGCGGCGGCCAGAGTGTCCGCACGGCGGCCGCGGTCGACCGGGAGCGCGAGTCGTACGACGTCACGCTGAAGGCCATCGGCCGTACGGGCAAGGCCCCGGCCGGCGCGGACTTCTCGCTGGGCGACCTGGGCGGTACGGCGGACGGCGCCTCGTTCACCGCGCCGTTCAAGAACGGGGTGGCCAAGGTCCGGGTGCCCAAGGGCACGTACGTCCTGGACTCCGACATCGTCACGGACCGGAAGAAGCCCAACCACATCGACTGGCTCGCCCAGCCGAAGCTGGCCGTCACGAAGAACACGACGATCACGCTGGACGCCCGCAAGGCCAAGCCGATCAACATCACCCTGCCGGTGAAGGGCGCCAAGGTCCGCAGCCTGCAGAGCGAGTTCTCGATCTCGACGAAGCACGCCGAGGCCACCTACAGCTGGATGGTCGGTGCCGGGGACAGCCTCCGCACCGCCCACCTCGGCCCGAAGATCACCGACGGCTCGCTCACCCAGCGCTGGGCCGGCAGCTGGAACACCGGGGCGGCGGGCGACTACAACACCGTCTCCGGCGGCCGGGTCCAGCAGCTGGGCACGGGCTACAGCCGTACCTACAAGGCCAACCAGTTCGCCACGGTGAAGCTGACCATGGGCGCCGGGGCGGTCAAGAAGAAGACCGGCATGGTCTACCCGATGGCCGAACTGCCCGGCGGCTACGGCCTCTTCGGCTCCCCCGCCACGCAGTCGCTGCCCGGTGTCCGCACGATCCGCCTCTCCACCACCGACAAGGCCCGCTGGACGCTGGACTTCTCGCAGGTGGGCGGCAAGGACGCCGACGGCTTCCCGGTCTACGACGCGGGCTACATCGCCGGTGACACCGTCGCCTACCAGGGCGGCAAGACCTACACCCGCACGGTCAACACCGGTGTCTTCGGCCCCCGGCTGACCCGCGACGACGGCATCTACAGGGACGGCAACGAGATCGCCGCCGTGCTGCCGGTCCTGGCCGACGGCAAGGGCAACGAGGGCGGGATGCAGCTCACGTCCGTCACGACGGTGCTCCACCGCAACGGCAAGAAGTTCGCCCAGAACACGGACCCGCTCCAGGGCTGGGAACCCTTCCAGGTCCCGGCGGGCGACGCCTCCTACAAGCTCACCTCGTCGGTGACCCACAGCACCAAGATCGGCCGCCTCTCCACCCGGGTGGACGTCAGCTTCTCGTTCCGCTCCAAGAAGTCGAGCACCAAGCTCCCGGCCTCCACCGCCCGCTTCACCCCCGCCATCGGATCCGACGGCTACGCGAAGGCGGGCAGGACGATCTCGGTGCCGGTGACGGTCCAGGGCTCGGCCGCCGGGAAGAACCTCAAGTCGCTGACGGCGTACGTCAGTTACAACGGCGGCAAGACCTGGAAGAAGGTCACCGTGAAGAAGGGCAAGATCTCGGTGAAGAACCCGGCGAAGGGCAAGGCCATCTCCTTCGCCGCCGACATCACCGACAAGAAGGGCAACAAGTCCTCGGTGAAGATCTACAACGCCTACCTGGGCAAGTGA
- a CDS encoding Uma2 family endonuclease: MSALTVDPVPGHGQDWDDIVRIWEETDAPEGCKVEIIEEIVTVSPPPSKDHNTTAALLQRRLYTVIPEEWEIYQTLGLSLPGRGGIYIPDLVVVDRATASGPGNTVPAEEARLVVEITSRANANHDRVSKVNGYAKAGVELFLLLDPWHSGRPTATLYGEPEGGTYRVLETVEYGGKISLPEPFGLDLDTGVFPVS, encoded by the coding sequence ATGAGCGCACTCACCGTCGACCCCGTGCCGGGCCACGGCCAGGACTGGGACGACATCGTCCGGATCTGGGAGGAGACGGACGCACCCGAGGGCTGCAAGGTGGAGATCATCGAGGAGATCGTCACCGTGTCGCCGCCACCGTCCAAGGACCACAACACCACCGCTGCCCTGCTCCAGCGCAGGCTCTACACCGTCATCCCGGAGGAGTGGGAGATCTACCAGACCCTCGGCCTCTCGCTGCCGGGGCGGGGTGGGATCTACATCCCCGACCTCGTGGTCGTGGACCGCGCCACCGCCTCCGGGCCGGGGAACACCGTCCCCGCCGAGGAAGCCCGCCTCGTCGTCGAGATCACCTCCCGCGCCAACGCCAACCACGACCGCGTCAGCAAGGTCAACGGATACGCCAAGGCCGGGGTGGAGCTGTTCCTGCTCCTCGACCCCTGGCACTCCGGCCGCCCGACCGCGACGCTCTACGGGGAGCCGGAGGGCGGCACGTACCGGGTGCTGGAAACGGTCGAGTACGGCGGGAAGATCAGCCTCCCCGAACCGTTCGGACTCGACCTGGACACGGGCGTCTTCCCGGTCAGCTGA
- a CDS encoding thymidine phosphorylase: MDAISVIRTKRDRGELTPEQIDWVIDAYTRGEVADEQMSALAMAILLNGMNRTEIARWTAAMIASGERMNFRALSRPTTDKHSTGGVGDKITLPLAPLVAACGAAVPQLSGRGLGHTGGTLDKLESIPGWRAHISNEEMLNVLDTTGAVICAAGDGLAPADKKLYALRDVTGTVEAIPLIASSIMSKKIAEGTGALVLDVKVGSGAFMKTIEDARELASTMVALGTDSGVRTVALLTDMSTPLGLTAGNALEVRESVEVLAGGGPQDVVDLTLALAREMLDAAGLKDADPEKALSDGSAMDVWRRMISAQGGDPDAPLPTAREHHIITAPASGVLTRLDAYGVGVAAWRLGAGRARKEDPVQAGAGVELHAKPGDTVTEGQPLMTLHTDTPEKFDYALKALPDAYDIAPAGTSFAPLPVVRERIA, encoded by the coding sequence ATGGACGCCATCTCCGTCATCCGCACCAAGCGGGACCGAGGCGAGCTGACCCCCGAGCAGATCGACTGGGTCATCGACGCGTACACCCGCGGCGAGGTCGCCGACGAGCAGATGTCCGCCCTCGCCATGGCGATCCTGCTCAACGGCATGAACCGCACCGAGATCGCCCGCTGGACCGCCGCGATGATCGCCTCCGGCGAGCGGATGAACTTCCGAGCGCTCTCCCGCCCCACCACCGACAAGCACTCCACCGGCGGCGTCGGCGACAAGATCACCCTGCCGCTCGCCCCGCTGGTCGCCGCGTGCGGCGCCGCCGTGCCGCAGCTCAGCGGCCGGGGCCTCGGCCACACCGGCGGCACCCTGGACAAGCTGGAGTCCATCCCCGGCTGGCGGGCCCACATCTCCAACGAGGAGATGCTGAACGTCCTCGACACCACCGGCGCGGTCATCTGCGCCGCCGGTGACGGACTCGCCCCCGCCGACAAGAAGCTCTACGCGCTGCGCGATGTCACCGGCACCGTCGAGGCGATCCCGCTCATCGCCAGCTCGATCATGTCCAAGAAGATCGCGGAGGGCACCGGGGCGCTCGTCCTGGACGTCAAGGTCGGCTCCGGCGCCTTCATGAAGACCATCGAGGACGCCCGCGAGCTGGCCTCCACCATGGTCGCGCTCGGCACGGACAGCGGCGTCCGCACGGTCGCCCTGCTCACCGACATGTCGACCCCGCTCGGCCTCACCGCGGGCAACGCCCTGGAGGTGCGGGAGTCGGTCGAGGTCCTCGCCGGTGGCGGCCCCCAGGACGTCGTCGACCTGACCCTCGCCCTGGCCCGCGAGATGCTGGACGCCGCAGGCCTCAAGGACGCCGATCCCGAGAAGGCGCTCTCCGACGGCTCCGCGATGGACGTCTGGCGCCGCATGATCTCCGCCCAGGGCGGCGACCCGGACGCCCCCCTCCCCACCGCCCGCGAGCACCACATCATCACGGCCCCCGCCTCCGGCGTCCTCACCCGCCTGGACGCCTACGGCGTCGGCGTCGCCGCCTGGCGCCTGGGCGCGGGCCGCGCCCGCAAGGAGGACCCGGTGCAGGCGGGCGCGGGCGTCGAACTCCACGCCAAGCCCGGCGACACCGTCACCGAGGGCCAGCCCCTGATGACGCTGCACACGGACACCCCGGAGAAGTTCGACTACGCCCTCAAGGCCCTCCCGGACGCGTACGACATCGCCCCGGCGGGCACGTCGTTCGCCCCGCTGCCGGTGGTGCGGGAACGTATTGCCTGA
- a CDS encoding cytidine deaminase: protein MTSPASEPAVLFDESDWEALRAAARDAMSRAYAPYSGFPVGVAARVDDGRTITGCNVENASYGLSLCAECGLVSTLQATGGGRLTHFTCVDGTGSILVPCGRCRQLLYEFGGPGLLLETPDGRRTLDEMLPQSFGPQHLG from the coding sequence GTGACCTCGCCCGCCTCCGAACCCGCCGTGCTCTTCGACGAGTCCGACTGGGAGGCCCTGCGGGCGGCGGCCCGGGACGCGATGTCCCGGGCGTACGCCCCCTACTCGGGCTTCCCGGTCGGGGTCGCCGCCCGGGTGGACGACGGCCGCACGATCACCGGCTGCAACGTCGAGAACGCCTCCTACGGCCTCTCGCTCTGCGCCGAATGCGGTCTGGTCTCCACCCTCCAGGCGACCGGCGGCGGCCGGCTGACCCATTTCACCTGCGTGGACGGCACCGGGTCGATCCTGGTGCCGTGCGGCCGGTGCAGGCAGCTCCTGTACGAGTTCGGGGGCCCCGGACTCCTCCTGGAGACGCCCGACGGGCGCCGCACGCTGGACGAGATGCTGCCGCAGTCGTTCGGCCCGCAGCACCTCGGCTGA
- a CDS encoding ABC transporter permease, translating to MSTSKAIAARPAPLKGGRRKLTLPVVLLIIAGGLALVSLVRLISGADDITSVGQVAGALELAVPIGLAGLGGLWAERAGVVNIGLEGMMILGTWFGAWAGFQWGPWMGVLFGIIGGCLGGLLHAIITVTFGVNHIVSGVAINILAVGVTRYLSNFAFDGVQGGSSKQSPRIDPIDKITIPGLSDWLRDIQQHHWFLVSDVAGILGGLVTGLSLLTLLALLLIPATWWILWRTPFGLRLRSCGESPVAAETLGVNVYKYKYIAVTVSGGLAGLGGAFLAIVATGIYQEGQTGGRGYIGLAAMIFGNWMPGGMALGAGLFGFTDSLKLRGGAENVHAMLLLLAILLVIAVFWQLYKKKYVAAVISAAVSALLFTWYLLTDQVPSQFVDAAPYVTTLLVLSLAAQRLRMPKADGVPYRKGEGK from the coding sequence GTGAGCACCAGCAAAGCCATCGCCGCACGCCCCGCCCCGCTGAAGGGCGGCCGCCGCAAGCTCACCCTGCCCGTCGTCCTGCTCATCATCGCGGGCGGCCTCGCCCTCGTCTCGCTCGTCCGCCTCATCAGCGGCGCCGACGACATCACCTCGGTCGGCCAGGTCGCCGGTGCCCTGGAACTCGCCGTGCCGATCGGCCTCGCCGGGCTCGGCGGCCTCTGGGCCGAGCGCGCCGGCGTCGTCAACATCGGTCTCGAAGGCATGATGATCCTCGGCACCTGGTTCGGTGCCTGGGCCGGGTTCCAGTGGGGCCCGTGGATGGGTGTCCTCTTCGGCATCATCGGCGGCTGCCTCGGCGGTCTGCTCCACGCGATCATCACCGTCACCTTCGGCGTCAACCACATCGTCTCCGGTGTGGCGATCAACATCCTCGCCGTCGGTGTCACCCGCTACCTCTCCAACTTCGCCTTCGACGGCGTGCAGGGCGGCTCCTCCAAGCAGTCCCCGCGCATCGACCCGATCGACAAGATCACCATCCCGGGGCTCTCGGACTGGCTGCGGGACATCCAGCAGCACCACTGGTTCCTGGTCTCCGACGTCGCGGGCATCCTCGGCGGCCTGGTCACCGGCCTCTCCCTGCTGACCCTGCTCGCGCTCCTGCTGATCCCCGCCACCTGGTGGATCCTGTGGCGCACCCCGTTCGGGCTGCGGCTGCGCTCCTGCGGTGAGTCCCCGGTGGCCGCCGAGACGCTCGGCGTCAACGTGTACAAGTACAAGTACATCGCCGTCACCGTCTCCGGCGGGCTCGCGGGCCTCGGCGGCGCGTTCCTCGCGATCGTCGCCACCGGCATCTACCAGGAGGGCCAGACCGGCGGCCGCGGCTACATCGGCCTCGCCGCCATGATCTTCGGCAACTGGATGCCGGGCGGGATGGCGCTGGGCGCCGGACTCTTCGGCTTCACCGACAGCCTCAAGCTGCGCGGCGGCGCGGAGAACGTCCACGCGATGCTGCTCCTGCTGGCGATCCTGCTGGTCATCGCGGTGTTCTGGCAGCTCTACAAGAAGAAGTACGTCGCCGCGGTGATCTCGGCGGCCGTCTCGGCGCTGCTGTTCACCTGGTACCTGCTGACCGACCAGGTGCCCAGCCAGTTCGTCGACGCCGCTCCGTACGTCACCACGCTGCTGGTCCTCTCGCTCGCCGCGCAGCGGCTACGGATGCCGAAGGCGGACGGCGTGCCCTATCGGAAGGGCGAGGGCAAGTGA
- a CDS encoding ABC transporter permease, giving the protein MKKFDKDRLILGFAGPVLALVVALALTTVVLLASGRNPFEPYRIMFDSASYVDVQVLIINQAGTYYLAALAVAVGFRMNLFNIGVDGQYRLAAMMSALVGASVSLPGPLHIALIVIVAMLVGAFWSGIAGFLKTSRGVSEVVSTIMLNSIATALIAWLILPKNFGEQPPGSNNLTTGEIAESGWFPGLPMGDGAGEIYGFTFVAAGCGLLYWFILNRTRFGFDLRATGASSSAAQASGVDAKKMILTSMLISGAVAGLAGLPTLLGDTHTYSLDFPTGIGFTGITIALLGRNNPLGIAFSALLIAFLDKSSASLDQYGYEKEIATIMQGLIVISVVVSYELVRRYGVRRQQQKVGEELAAGHAIKTEKEAAL; this is encoded by the coding sequence ATGAAGAAATTCGACAAGGACCGGCTGATCCTGGGCTTCGCCGGCCCGGTGCTCGCCCTGGTCGTGGCCCTCGCGCTGACGACCGTGGTGCTGCTCGCCTCCGGCCGCAACCCCTTCGAGCCGTACCGGATCATGTTCGACTCGGCGTCCTACGTGGACGTCCAGGTCCTGATCATCAACCAGGCGGGTACGTACTACCTCGCCGCCCTCGCGGTCGCCGTCGGCTTTCGCATGAACCTCTTCAACATCGGCGTCGACGGGCAGTACCGCCTCGCCGCCATGATGTCCGCTCTGGTCGGCGCCAGCGTCAGCCTGCCCGGCCCGCTGCACATCGCGCTCATCGTGATCGTCGCGATGCTCGTGGGCGCCTTCTGGTCCGGCATCGCGGGCTTCCTCAAGACCAGCCGCGGGGTGAGCGAGGTCGTCTCGACGATCATGCTCAACTCGATCGCCACCGCGCTGATCGCCTGGCTGATCCTGCCGAAGAACTTCGGCGAGCAGCCCCCGGGCTCCAACAACCTCACCACCGGTGAGATCGCGGAGTCCGGCTGGTTCCCGGGGCTGCCGATGGGCGACGGGGCCGGCGAGATCTACGGCTTCACCTTCGTCGCGGCCGGCTGCGGCCTGCTCTACTGGTTCATCCTCAACCGCACCCGCTTCGGCTTCGACCTGCGCGCCACCGGCGCCAGCTCCAGCGCGGCCCAGGCCTCCGGTGTGGACGCCAAGAAGATGATCCTCACCTCGATGCTGATCTCCGGCGCGGTCGCGGGTCTCGCGGGGCTGCCGACGCTGCTCGGTGACACCCACACCTACAGTCTCGACTTCCCCACCGGTATCGGCTTCACCGGTATCACCATCGCGCTGCTGGGCCGCAACAACCCGCTCGGCATCGCCTTCAGCGCCCTGCTCATCGCCTTCCTGGACAAGTCGTCGGCCTCGCTCGACCAGTACGGGTACGAGAAGGAGATCGCCACGATCATGCAGGGCCTGATCGTGATCTCGGTCGTCGTCTCCTACGAGCTGGTACGCCGCTACGGCGTCCGCCGCCAGCAGCAGAAGGTCGGCGAGGAACTCGCCGCCGGCCATGCCATCAAGACCGAGAAGGAGGCGGCCCTGTGA
- a CDS encoding ABC transporter ATP-binding protein, giving the protein MSGQGECVINASSSPPAVEVHGITKRFPGVVANHDIDITIGKGTVHALVGENGAGKSTLMKILYGMQKPDEGTIAINGEQVSFSNPGEAIERGIGMVHQHFMLADNFTVLENVVLGGEKLHGIGSGARKKIKEISDAYGLGIRPDVLVEDLGVADRQRVEILKVLYRGARILILDEPTAVLVPQEVDALFANLRELKAEGLTVIFISHKLGEVLSVADDITVIRRGTTVGTADPATTTTKQLAELMVGSELPSPETRESTVTDVPMLRVQDLSLTVTDPDGTVRDVLAGVDFTIHKGEVLGIAGVEGNGQTELIEALMGLRDPDGGVITLDTADISHAPTRKRRESGIGYIPEDRHRHGVLLEAPLWENRILGHVTEKPNSRGWLLDNRAARTDTERIVREYDVRTPGIEVTAASLSGGNQQKLIVGREMSHAPKLLIAAHPTRGVDVGAQAQIWDQIREARREGLAVLLISADLDELIGLSDTLRVMYRGRLVADADPATITPEELGSAMTGAATGHLESPEDEAR; this is encoded by the coding sequence CTGTCCGGCCAAGGAGAGTGCGTCATCAACGCGTCCAGCAGCCCCCCCGCCGTGGAAGTGCACGGCATCACCAAGCGCTTCCCCGGCGTCGTCGCCAACCACGACATCGACATCACCATCGGCAAGGGCACCGTGCACGCCCTCGTCGGGGAGAACGGTGCCGGCAAGTCCACCCTGATGAAGATCCTCTACGGCATGCAGAAGCCGGACGAGGGCACCATCGCCATCAACGGTGAGCAGGTCTCGTTCTCCAACCCCGGTGAGGCCATCGAGCGCGGCATCGGCATGGTGCACCAGCACTTCATGCTCGCCGACAACTTCACCGTCCTGGAGAACGTGGTCCTCGGCGGCGAGAAGCTGCACGGCATCGGCTCCGGCGCCCGTAAGAAGATCAAGGAGATCTCCGACGCGTACGGGCTCGGCATCCGGCCCGACGTGCTCGTCGAGGACCTCGGGGTCGCCGACCGGCAGCGCGTGGAGATCCTCAAGGTCCTCTACCGGGGCGCCCGCATCCTCATCCTGGACGAGCCGACCGCGGTCCTCGTGCCGCAGGAGGTCGACGCCCTCTTCGCCAACCTGCGTGAGCTGAAGGCCGAGGGCCTGACCGTCATCTTCATCTCGCACAAGCTGGGCGAGGTCCTCTCGGTCGCCGACGACATCACGGTGATCCGCCGCGGTACGACGGTGGGCACCGCCGACCCGGCCACCACCACGACCAAGCAGCTCGCCGAGCTGATGGTCGGCAGCGAGCTGCCCTCGCCGGAGACCCGCGAGTCCACCGTCACCGACGTGCCCATGCTGCGCGTCCAGGACCTCTCGCTCACCGTCACCGACCCCGACGGCACCGTCCGCGACGTCCTCGCGGGCGTCGACTTCACCATCCACAAGGGTGAGGTCCTCGGCATCGCGGGCGTCGAGGGCAACGGGCAGACCGAGCTGATCGAGGCCCTGATGGGCCTGCGCGACCCGGACGGCGGGGTGATCACGCTCGACACCGCCGACATCTCGCACGCCCCCACCCGCAAGCGCCGCGAGTCGGGCATCGGCTACATCCCCGAGGACCGCCACCGCCACGGCGTCCTGCTGGAGGCCCCGCTCTGGGAGAACCGCATCCTCGGCCACGTCACCGAGAAGCCCAACAGCCGCGGCTGGCTGCTGGACAACAGGGCGGCCCGCACCGACACCGAGCGGATCGTGCGCGAGTACGACGTCCGCACCCCCGGCATCGAGGTCACCGCGGCCTCGCTCTCCGGCGGCAACCAGCAGAAGCTGATCGTCGGCCGCGAGATGAGCCACGCCCCCAAGCTCCTGATCGCCGCCCACCCCACCCGGGGCGTGGACGTCGGCGCCCAGGCGCAGATCTGGGACCAGATCCGCGAGGCCCGCCGCGAAGGACTAGCCGTCCTGCTGATCTCGGCCGACCTGGACGAGCTGATCGGGCTCTCCGACACCCTGCGCGTCATGTACCGCGGCCGGCTGGTCGCCGACGCCGACCCGGCCACCATCACCCCGGAGGAACTGGGCTCGGCCATGACCGGCGCCGCCACCGGTCACCTCGAAAGCCCGGAGGACGAGGCCCGATGA
- a CDS encoding BMP family lipoprotein: MRRITRIATVGVASAALALSATACGGKTSSSGSGSDGDKAAIAYDIGGRGDQSFNDAAYAGLSKAEKDLDIDGSEAEPSDGESDADKVQRLTELARAGNNPVIGVGFAYAPAIKKVAPKFPDTTFGIIDDSSVTGKNIANMVFNEEQGSYLAGVAAAKVSKTKVVGFIGGVETPLIKKFEAGYVQGVKDTDPSVNVLPQYLTQPPNFDGFSKPDLGKAAAQGQLDKKADVVYSAAGLAGSGAIEAVSKAGKWNIGVDSDQYNQEGLANYKESILTSVTKDVSDAVFNLIKSVKDGKPQTGEIRYGLDKNGVALSMSNPAFTKMTDVIAAVDKAKQDIIDGKITVKTAP, translated from the coding sequence TTGCGCCGGATCACCAGGATTGCCACCGTGGGTGTCGCGTCAGCGGCCCTCGCGCTCAGCGCCACCGCGTGTGGCGGAAAGACGTCGTCGTCGGGCTCCGGCTCCGACGGTGACAAGGCCGCCATCGCCTACGACATCGGTGGTCGCGGCGACCAGTCGTTCAACGACGCCGCCTACGCCGGTCTCTCCAAGGCGGAGAAGGACCTCGACATCGACGGCAGCGAGGCCGAGCCGTCCGACGGTGAGAGCGACGCCGACAAGGTGCAGCGCCTCACCGAGCTGGCCCGCGCCGGCAACAACCCGGTGATCGGTGTCGGTTTCGCCTACGCGCCCGCCATCAAGAAGGTCGCCCCGAAGTTCCCGGACACCACGTTCGGGATCATCGACGACTCCTCGGTGACCGGCAAGAACATCGCCAACATGGTCTTCAACGAGGAGCAGGGCTCCTACCTCGCCGGCGTCGCCGCCGCCAAGGTCAGCAAGACCAAGGTGGTCGGCTTCATCGGCGGTGTCGAGACCCCGCTGATCAAGAAGTTCGAGGCCGGTTACGTCCAGGGCGTCAAGGACACCGACCCGTCGGTGAACGTGCTCCCGCAGTACCTGACCCAGCCGCCGAACTTCGACGGCTTCTCCAAGCCCGACCTCGGCAAGGCCGCCGCCCAGGGCCAGCTCGACAAGAAGGCCGACGTGGTCTACTCGGCCGCCGGTCTGGCCGGCTCCGGTGCCATCGAGGCCGTCTCCAAGGCGGGCAAGTGGAACATCGGCGTCGACTCCGACCAGTACAACCAGGAAGGGCTCGCCAACTACAAGGAGTCCATCCTGACCTCGGTCACGAAGGACGTCTCGGACGCCGTCTTCAACCTGATCAAGTCGGTCAAGGACGGCAAGCCGCAGACCGGTGAGATCCGCTACGGCCTCGACAAGAACGGCGTCGCCCTGTCGATGTCCAACCCGGCCTTCACCAAGATGACCGACGTCATCGCCGCGGTCGACAAGGCCAAGCAGGACATCATCGACGGCAAGATCACCGTCAAGACCGCCCCGTAA